One part of the Vitis riparia cultivar Riparia Gloire de Montpellier isolate 1030 chromosome 15, EGFV_Vit.rip_1.0, whole genome shotgun sequence genome encodes these proteins:
- the LOC117932574 gene encoding uncharacterized protein LOC117932574: MALKKMMSCYVVLLLLIVVDINGVWSISREEDLELERQLKILNKPGVKTIKTDNGEIFNCVDIHKQPSLDHPLLKNHEVQMTFNRPPKFVKEKKTPSVLGKGIGCPIGTVPIRRTQKEDLIRAQALPKLRTRRYAENSHPLAEESNIFRSAKLYTNALSLSKYYGIQSDFNVYNPTLSSPEQSSTALIYVAGGVDDCDISVGWTVYEPRYGDNKTHLFTYWTADNGATTGCYDLLCPGFIITHPHRTLGVELPTSTYRGAQAGIQLSISKDQFTDHWWLLVDGQELGYWPKQLFGIFRVARELYWGGEVFSPSQPLPPMGSGHFPEEGEGAACFMRKLKYQYEDGGIFVDVESEGISRLADNPKCYEAGPLTDSGLGQTFFFGGPGGQC; encoded by the exons ATGGCTCTCAAAAAGATGATGAGTTGTTATGTTGTGTTACTTCTTTTGATTGTTGTTGATATTAATGGAGTTTGGAGCATTTCAAGAGAAGAAGATCTCGAGCTAGAAAGACAACTCAAGATTTTAAATAAGCCTGGTGTTAAGACCATTAAA ACAGACAATGGCGAAATTTTTAATTGCGTGGACATTCACAAACAGCCATCATTGGATCATCCTTTGCTTAAAAATCATGAAGTTCAG aTGACATTTAATCGTCCTCCGAaatttgtgaaagaaaagaagacaCCATCAGTACTGGGCAAAGGGATAGGGTGCCCAATTGGAACAGTTCCAATTCGAAGAACACAGAAGGAAGATCTTATACGAGCCCAAGCTCTTCCGAAACTCCGTACCAGAAGATACGCTGAAAATAGTCATCCACTAGCCGAAGAATCAAACATTTTTCGA TCTGCAAAGCTATATACAAATGCATTGTCACTTTCGAAGTATTATGGAATCCAAAGCGACTTTAATGTGTACAATCCTACGCTTTCGTCACCGGAACAATCTAGTACTGCTCTAATTTATGTCGCTGGTGGAGTTGATGACTGTGACATATCTGTGGGATGGACA GTGTATGAGCCAAGATATGGTGACAACAAGACTCACTTATTTACATATTGGACC GCAGATAATGGTGCGACAACCGGTTGCTATGATCTTCTTTGCCCAGGGTTTATCATAACCCACCCTCACCGTACACTGGGCGTTGAACTTCCCACTTCTACCTACCGTGGGGCCCAGGCTGGGATTCAACTGTCTATATCCAAG GATCAATTCACAGATCATTGGTGGTTACTTGTAGATGGCCAGGAGTTGGGGTACTGGCCTAAACAACTGTTTGGTATCTTTCGGGTTGCCAGGGAGCTATATTGGGGAGGAGAAGTATTCAGTCCAAGCCAACCTTTACCCCCCATGGGCAGTGGCCATTTTCCAGAGGAAGGAGAGGGTGCCGCATGCTTTATGAGGAAGCTTAAGTATCAATACGAGGATGGAGGGATATTTGTGGATGTTGAAAGCGAAGGCATTTCGAGACTTGCGGACAATCCTAAGTGTTATGAAGCTGGTCCTCTCACTGATAGTGGTTTGGGTcagacatttttttttggagggcCTGGTGGACAATGTTAG